CGGGATACCTAAAGGCTTACCGTAATATCCTTCACGGAACAGCTGCTGTGCTGAGGCGATGTCCCAGACTGTGACTCTGTTCTCGGTTAACTCGCCTATACGGCGGCTTGTTTTCGGCATTTTCACTCTTTTCTTCTAAAGCCCAAGGGCGACTATTGTCATTGAGTCGGCTGCGGCAAGGCAATGGTCTGCCAGATCCTCGATACCTTCCACGATGTCTTTGAACACAACCATGTCTTTAACCGAGTCGACCTCTTCGAAGATTTTGGATACGAGCACTCGATACCTGTTGTCAATATCCTTCTCAGTCTTTTGCAGTTGAGATGCAGAGTCAATAGCGCTCATCGGGTTAACAGAGAGCGCGTGGACAACTTGGTTTAGCTGCTGAACCGACTGGATTGCAGCATCGATTAAATCCTTGCAGTCAGTGTCTAGACTGTTTCGCTTGAGCACTTTGACTGAGAGCTGGGTGAAGCGAAATGCGATTCCTGAGATGTATCCTGCTATTTCCTCCACGTCATAGGCGCTTCTGAGGAGGTCTTCGCGGTTCATCATCATGGTTCCGATTTCAGCGAGCTCTCTGGTCAAGGTTCGCCTAAGCGACTCAGTATCATCTTCAGCCTTTCGGACACGTTCAATCGCTCTCTGAAGACCTTCTTGATCATCATTTACAAGGGAATTATAGGCTTGGGCGAGATCGCGGGCTGCGTCGAGTACGCGTCGCACTTCATCTTGAAGGACGGCAAGAGTCCGTCTCCTAGCCTGTATTTCAGCTTCTCCGCTGTACATGGGCAGAGGTTAATAGAGACTTCTGATAAATATTGCTTTCGCTATATGAAATTCCCTACAATTTTTCTTATTACGCACCGTGCACTAATCTCCATTCGCGAGTGGCTTTGATACCGCTGGGGCAGGATCCGTTTTCATCTAGGCGTGGGTCATAAGGCTTTAGTGTTATGTGGTTATTCGCTGTGTCTCTAAGGTTGAGTTCTTTCAGCCCTTCCGGCTGGATGTTGGCGTAGTCACTTCGACTCAAATAGAAGTATGCGGGATGCTCCGCCATCACAGAACGGTTATCATCTGGGAAGCGGCAGTTCACGCTGTCGCTGCAGCGTCTATCCGGCAGACCGAAGGTGTGGAGAATTTCATGCTCAACTATGAAGCGGTTGAAATAAGTTTCCGCTAGGACTCCGTTGTAGGAGAGGAATATTGGTGATATACCATCCTTGGAGACGATTGAGTACTGTTTGCTGATGCACTTCGAGAGAGGAAATACGAATATTGTGAGATTGAAACCCTCGTTTTCTTTCTGAAAACCAGAGTCTGGCGAGATAAGTTCCTGCAGGATTAGATTCATCATTCGGTTATCATCGAACTCCGGGATCTTGGTGCCATTCCCAAACACCACCTTGTTAATCCGAAGCGCATCAACCACCGTGTACGTGAAATTGTAGCTGTTCAGAGGATCCACATTGTTCAGACGATTGAGTGCAGTATCCATCGCAGCAGAAATGTTCTCACGCCAACCTGCGGGGAGATCACTATCGAAGTGGTAGAGATAGTAGACTCCAATGGTGAACTCCTGTCTAGGCGCAGGCAGAACAGCTGGGTACAGAAGCCCCACTATGAGCAGGGTGCCGAAGCAGCCTCCAAGGAGATGAGGATTCAAACTGACCGAAGATATCACCTTTCTCAGAGCATTGTTTGGTTATCCGCTTATCTTCTTGAGTTGACTGCGATACATCTCCAATATTTCTTTAGCGGTTGTGCTGTCAGTGGGGCTCTTGTCGTCACGGACTCGCCCTGTGAACTTGGGAAACCTTAGAGCCAATCCACTGCCCTTCCTTACACCGCCCAAAGCTAATGTATAGATCGGGCTCAGCGTGATCTCGGATGCGATGACCTCGATGACGATTTGGGGGGTGAACCAGACATCTGCGCTTGTCTTAGACACAACTCTTGTATGACGGTGAGGCAGCTTCAGCGGTTCAAGCATCTTCACAAACTTGTCAAGATCCTCATCAGAGAAGCCGCTGCCGATTTTGCTGGTTGTCTCGAAGACGTCCTTGTCCTTGTCGTAGGCGGCTAGAAGGAACGCACCGTAACGACCGCTCCGTCGACCGCGACCGTAGAAAGATCCCACTATA
The sequence above is a segment of the Nitrososphaerota archaeon genome. Coding sequences within it:
- a CDS encoding DUF47 domain-containing protein, with protein sequence MYSGEAEIQARRRTLAVLQDEVRRVLDAARDLAQAYNSLVNDDQEGLQRAIERVRKAEDDTESLRRTLTRELAEIGTMMMNREDLLRSAYDVEEIAGYISGIAFRFTQLSVKVLKRNSLDTDCKDLIDAAIQSVQQLNQVVHALSVNPMSAIDSASQLQKTEKDIDNRYRVLVSKIFEEVDSVKDMVVFKDIVEGIEDLADHCLAAADSMTIVALGL